One part of the Paroedura picta isolate Pp20150507F chromosome 5, Ppicta_v3.0, whole genome shotgun sequence genome encodes these proteins:
- the CHRM2 gene encoding muscarinic acetylcholine receptor M2 encodes MSASSLVDTNMNNSTNISSLEDMMALGSPYKTVEVVFIVIVAGSLSLVTIIGNILVMVSIKVNRHLQTVNNYFLFSLACADLIIGVFSMNLYTLYTVIGYWPLGPVVCDLWLALDYVVSNASVMNLLIISFDRYFCVTKPLSYPVKRTTKMAGVMIAVAWVLSFILWAPAILFWQFIVGERTVSDGECYIQFLSNAAVTFGTAIAAFYLPVIIMTVLYWQISRASKSRIKKDKKDGGQNQEPVSPSLVQGKIVKPNNNNIPTTEDGIGHSKIQNGKATGESVVENCVATEEKESSNDSTSVSAVASNVKEDAAIKDDTRASVSQVNAKVENSKLTCIRILTKSPKGDCDSSANTTVELVGNDGQNGDEKQNMVARKIVKMTKQPPKKKTPPSREKKVTRTILAILLAFIITWTPYNVMVLINSFCASCIPNTVWTIGYWLCYINSTINPACYALCNATFKKTFKHLLMCHYKNIGATR; translated from the coding sequence ATGTCCGCCAGCTCACTAGTAGACACAAACATGAATAACTCAACAAATATAAGCTCTTTGGAGGACATGATGGCCCTTGGAAGTCCTTATAAAACTGTTGAGGTAGTCTTCATCGTCATTGTGGCCGGATCCCTCAGCTTAGTGACCATCATTGGGAACATCCTGGTTATGGTGTCCATTAAAGTCAACCGGCACCTGCAGACGGTGAACAATTATTTTCTGTTCAGTTTGGCATGCGCTGACTTGATCATAGGCGTCTTTTCCATGAATCTGTACACTCTTTACACTGTGATTGGCTACTGGCCTTTGGGACCTGTAGTTTGTGACTTGTGGCTGGCTCTTGACTACGTAGTCAGCAATGCCTCTGTCATGAACCTTCTCATTATCAGCTTTGACAGGTATTTTTGTGTCACGAAACCTCTGTCATACCCTGTCAAGCGGACCACAAAGATGGCAGGAGTGATGATTGCAGTGGCGTGGGTGCTCTCTTTCATCTTGTGGGCACCTGCAATTCTCTTTTGGCAGTTCATTGTAGGGGAAAGGACTGTGTCTGATGGGGAATGCTACATCCAGTTCCTGTCCAATGCAGCCGTCACCTTTGGCACAGCCATTGCAGCTTTCTATCTACCCGTTATCATTATGACTGTTCTCTATTGGCAAATATCTCGGGCCAGTAAGAGCAGGattaaaaaagacaaaaaggaTGGTGGGCAAAACCAGGAACCTGTTTCTCCAAGTCTGGTCCAGGGTAAAATAGTGAAACCAAACAATAACAACATCCCAACAACCGAAGATGGGATAGGACATAGCAAAATTCAGAATGGGAAAGCCACTGGGGAATCAGTGGTGGAAAACTGTGTCGCGACAGAGGAGAAGGAGAGCTCAAATGACTCCACCTCTGTCAGCGCTGTAGCTTCCAACGTGAAAGAGGATGCAGCCATCAAAGATGACACCAGGGCTTCCGTCTCCCAAGTCAATGCCAAAGTGGAGAACTCCAAACTGACATGCATCAGGATACTCACAAAATCCCCCAAAGGCGATTGTGACAGCTCTGCCAACACAACTGTAGAACTTGTAGGCAACGATGGTCAGAACGGAGATGAGAAGCAGAACATGGTTGCCCGGAAGATTGTCAAGATGACTAAGCAGCCGCCCAAAAAGAAAACACCGCCTTCTAGAGAGAAAAAAGTGACAAGGACTATCTTGGCTATTCTCCTGGCCTTCATCATTACCTGGACACCATATAATGTCATGGTACTTATCAACAGCTTCTGTGCGTCATGTATCCCCAACACGGTATGGACGATTGGTTATTGGCTGTGCTATATTAACAGCACCATCAATCCTGCCTGCTATGCGCTCTGCAATGCTACCTTCAAGAAAACCTTTAAGCACCTCCTTATGTGTCATTACAAGAACATAGGAGCCACAAGGTAA